One window of the Archangium primigenium genome contains the following:
- a CDS encoding AEC family transporter has translation MTSIVALLVACLLLGLLARRSGRFPEQTAPVLNTYVLYVALPALVLRSIHRLSLVPELLLAALTPWLVFGAAWLLLRGVGPRLGLAPASVAALVLSGGLGNTAFVGLPFIEGARGPEGVTVAVVVDQLGSFLVLSTLASLFAARAAARDTRPGALVRKLLTFPPLLALGAGFLSQAWAWPGWMDDVLARLGGSLTPLALFSVGYQLRLSGLAGRGRALVLGLGYKLVLAPLLIALVLLAVPRLDRLVFEVSVLQAAMGPMVTGALLAVEHDLDPDLAVLMVGVGIPLSFLTLAGVLWALGPGGLV, from the coding sequence ATGACCTCGATCGTGGCGCTGCTGGTCGCCTGCCTGCTGCTCGGGCTGCTCGCGCGGCGCAGTGGCCGCTTTCCGGAGCAGACGGCGCCGGTGCTCAACACCTACGTGCTCTACGTGGCGCTGCCCGCGCTGGTGTTGCGCTCCATCCACCGGCTGTCGCTCGTGCCCGAGCTGCTGCTCGCCGCGCTCACGCCCTGGCTCGTCTTCGGCGCGGCGTGGCTGCTCTTGCGCGGGGTGGGGCCGCGCCTGGGGCTCGCGCCGGCGAGCGTGGCGGCGCTGGTGCTCTCGGGAGGGCTGGGCAACACGGCCTTCGTGGGCCTGCCCTTCATCGAGGGCGCCCGGGGCCCCGAGGGCGTCACGGTGGCGGTGGTCGTCGATCAGCTCGGCTCCTTCCTGGTGCTGTCCACGCTGGCCTCGCTCTTCGCGGCGCGCGCGGCGGCCCGGGACACGCGGCCCGGAGCGCTCGTGCGCAAGCTGCTGACGTTCCCGCCGCTGCTCGCCCTGGGGGCCGGGTTCCTGTCCCAGGCCTGGGCCTGGCCCGGCTGGATGGATGACGTGCTCGCGCGGCTGGGCGGGTCGCTCACGCCACTGGCGCTGTTCTCGGTGGGCTACCAGCTGCGGCTGTCGGGACTCGCGGGCCGGGGCCGGGCGCTGGTGCTGGGCCTCGGGTACAAGCTGGTGCTCGCGCCGCTGCTCATCGCCCTGGTGCTGCTCGCGGTGCCGCGCCTGGACCGGCTCGTCTTCGAGGTGTCGGTGCTCCAGGCGGCGATGGGCCCCATGGTGACGGGGGCCCTCCTCGCCGTGGAGCACGACCTGGACCCCGACCTGGCCGTGCTCATGGTGGGCGTGGGCATTCCGCTGTCCTTCCTCACGCTCGCGGGCGTCCTGTGGGCCCTGGGGCCTGGCGGCCTCGTGTGA
- a CDS encoding PAS domain-containing protein, giving the protein MTGLADLLTTHREELLVRWRARLGRTPELGEQAAPFLTALAETLRQGHPVPVPAPRPGFDRERVLAEYAALHALVLELAAPGPIALEDVQRVADFFHRAMAWATRRSEAELGLLLDSIPVLVSFVTADERYGRVNHAYRSWFGLTDEQMRGRKVREVIGEAAYAVLGPYVRRGLAGEHFSFEQHGVPYRLGGTRDVKVSFMPHRGADDRVEGYVAMLQDVTQLRRLEREREEAVAAAREAQAQAEAEQGRLEALSHQFAAQEQLLRLMFEQAPAIIALLEGPEHRFRVANARYLQLVGGREVLGRPLAEALPEMAQQGFLGLLDTVRRTGEPYVGRETWLQLRRRPEGPLEDVCLDFVYQPIRNASGQMDAIFVHAVEVTDLVRSREGAQHAARELERAAERVRESEQRLQGALTNSGAGTWELDPRLQDIRMDGRMRELFGLSPDEPRPLLEAALAHLHPEDTPRIARGLHAALTGADGGVLLQEYRVLPGEGQPVRWLDARGQVTFDAAGAPVRISGTAIDATSRKVADAGREGLLASLAEQDIFGVCVLRGQALRYEMANAVHRRLVGQRELLGRRLEDALPELAGQGMAEQLRTLLRTGQPLTQHEQPLHIDVRGTGAPELRFYNASWQPIRELDGSITGLLVLTLDVTDSVRARERAEALAQQESGRADFAQQLIGIVSHDLRNPLAAISLGAATLQRRGAIEPKASRTVERILASTDRAERMVRDLLDFTQARLGGGLKIERRPADLHDLTRGAVQEVQEARPGVRIRHEVRGDGRGAWDADRLQQVVQNLVTNALKYGTADAPVDIRTEAHDGTVTLSVHNQGEPIPPERQASLFQPMQRGVEGVDRQGRSVGLGLFIVRAIAQAHGGEVQLTSRADEGTTFRVVLPRDAPG; this is encoded by the coding sequence GTGACGGGGCTCGCGGATCTGCTCACGACCCACCGGGAGGAGCTGCTCGTGCGCTGGCGCGCGCGGCTGGGGCGAACACCCGAGCTGGGCGAGCAGGCGGCGCCGTTCCTGACGGCCCTCGCCGAGACGCTGCGCCAGGGCCACCCCGTCCCCGTTCCGGCCCCGCGGCCCGGGTTCGACCGCGAGCGGGTGCTGGCCGAGTACGCGGCGCTGCACGCGCTGGTGCTCGAGCTGGCCGCGCCCGGGCCGATCGCCCTCGAGGACGTCCAGCGGGTCGCGGACTTCTTCCACCGGGCGATGGCGTGGGCAACGCGCCGGAGCGAGGCGGAGCTGGGGCTGCTGTTGGACTCCATCCCGGTCCTCGTCTCCTTCGTCACCGCGGATGAGCGTTATGGCCGCGTCAACCACGCCTACCGCTCGTGGTTCGGGCTCACCGACGAGCAGATGCGCGGGCGCAAGGTCCGCGAGGTCATCGGGGAGGCGGCCTACGCGGTCCTCGGCCCCTACGTGCGCCGGGGGCTCGCCGGGGAACACTTCTCCTTCGAGCAGCACGGGGTGCCCTACCGCCTCGGGGGCACGCGCGACGTGAAGGTCAGCTTCATGCCCCACCGGGGAGCCGACGACCGCGTGGAGGGCTACGTGGCGATGCTCCAGGACGTCACCCAGCTGCGGCGCCTGGAGCGGGAGCGCGAGGAGGCGGTCGCCGCCGCGCGGGAGGCCCAGGCCCAGGCGGAAGCGGAGCAGGGGCGGCTCGAGGCGCTCTCGCACCAGTTCGCCGCTCAGGAGCAGCTGCTGCGGCTCATGTTCGAGCAGGCCCCCGCCATCATCGCGCTGCTGGAGGGACCCGAGCACCGCTTCCGCGTCGCCAACGCGCGCTATCTCCAGCTCGTGGGTGGCCGGGAGGTGCTCGGGCGCCCCCTGGCCGAGGCGCTGCCCGAAATGGCCCAGCAGGGTTTCCTGGGCCTGCTGGACACGGTGCGCCGCACGGGCGAGCCGTACGTCGGCCGTGAGACCTGGCTCCAGCTACGTCGGCGCCCCGAGGGGCCCCTCGAGGACGTGTGCCTGGACTTCGTCTACCAGCCCATCCGGAACGCCTCGGGTCAGATGGACGCCATCTTCGTCCACGCGGTGGAGGTCACGGACCTCGTGCGCTCGCGCGAGGGGGCCCAGCACGCGGCCCGGGAGCTGGAGCGCGCGGCGGAGCGGGTGCGCGAAAGCGAGCAGCGGCTCCAGGGGGCGCTCACCAACTCGGGCGCCGGCACCTGGGAGCTCGACCCCCGTCTTCAGGACATCCGGATGGATGGGCGCATGCGCGAGCTCTTCGGGCTCTCCCCGGACGAGCCCCGGCCGCTCCTGGAGGCGGCGCTCGCGCACCTCCACCCCGAGGACACCCCGCGCATCGCCCGGGGCCTCCACGCCGCGCTCACGGGCGCGGACGGGGGCGTGCTCCTGCAGGAGTACCGGGTGCTGCCCGGCGAGGGACAGCCCGTGCGGTGGCTCGACGCACGGGGACAGGTCACCTTCGACGCGGCGGGCGCTCCCGTGCGCATCTCCGGCACCGCCATCGATGCCACCTCCCGCAAGGTGGCGGACGCGGGACGGGAGGGGCTGCTCGCCTCGCTCGCCGAGCAGGACATCTTCGGCGTGTGCGTGCTGCGCGGCCAGGCGTTGCGCTACGAGATGGCCAACGCCGTCCACCGTCGCCTGGTGGGCCAGCGCGAGCTGCTGGGGCGCCGCCTGGAGGACGCGCTCCCGGAGCTCGCGGGCCAGGGAATGGCCGAGCAGCTGCGGACGCTGCTGCGCACGGGGCAGCCCCTGACCCAGCACGAGCAGCCCCTGCACATCGACGTGCGGGGCACCGGCGCGCCCGAGCTGCGGTTCTACAACGCGAGCTGGCAGCCCATCCGCGAGCTGGATGGGAGCATCACCGGCCTGCTCGTGCTCACCCTGGACGTGACGGACTCGGTGCGGGCCCGCGAGCGCGCCGAGGCGCTCGCGCAACAGGAGAGCGGTCGGGCGGACTTCGCCCAGCAGCTCATCGGCATCGTGAGCCACGATCTGCGCAACCCCCTGGCCGCCATCAGCCTCGGGGCGGCCACGCTCCAGCGCCGGGGGGCCATCGAGCCGAAGGCGAGCCGCACCGTGGAGCGCATCCTGGCCTCCACGGATCGCGCCGAGCGCATGGTGCGCGACCTGCTCGACTTCACCCAGGCGCGGCTCGGGGGCGGACTGAAGATCGAGCGTCGGCCCGCGGACCTCCACGACCTGACGCGCGGCGCGGTGCAGGAAGTCCAGGAGGCACGGCCGGGGGTGCGCATCCGCCACGAGGTGCGAGGCGATGGCCGGGGCGCCTGGGACGCGGACCGGCTCCAGCAGGTGGTGCAGAACCTGGTCACCAACGCGCTCAAGTACGGCACGGCGGACGCGCCCGTGGACATCCGCACCGAGGCCCACGACGGCACCGTGACGCTGAGCGTGCACAACCAGGGCGAGCCCATCCCGCCCGAGCGCCAGGCCTCACTCTTCCAGCCCATGCAACGCGGCGTGGAAGGCGTGGACCGGCAGGGGCGCAGCGTGGGCCTGGGCCTGTTCATCGTGCGCGCCATCGCGCAGGCGCACGGGGGCGAGGTCCAGCTCACCTCGCGGGCCGACGAAGGCACCACCTTCCGGGTCGTCCTGCCGCGCGACGCCCCCGGCTGA
- a CDS encoding TolC family protein, producing MNPFLLATLLTTAPLPAGERLAQAPASAPPAPIQLEVSDPQLEPIAPAPVRLNSWDEALQLLRQRSTQLAIALAQVEAARGQRRVALAGLLPSLNGSVAVQNNLLGATFLQGGVGGGVGGGGVGGGVGDYTLTSPVGTGTLTAAVSLFNLQSVNALRAANATRQATELSLDDTQRQLTLTLAQALIQVSSAESVADVNRVNLRSALERLALAQRRLELGAGTRLDVIRLQQDTESARTSVVSGDENLRRARDALGQLLGVNEPVGIHKELSLEELFAQGQRECRALQDVRERADQAAARARVLAAERSVSATRSQYLPTLEAQSTALGFTVDPGFARVPVWNIGAVLTLPIYDGGARGGLVRQARAQEEQARQQAVELERSLTVEVRRARRGVQVAREQKDIASRARELADENDRLTRRSFEVGAGTSQDLVVSAAALRQAELNLVVSEFQFFQARIESFLVEATCDW from the coding sequence ATGAATCCCTTTCTTCTCGCCACCCTGCTCACCACCGCGCCGCTGCCCGCTGGAGAACGCCTGGCCCAGGCGCCCGCGTCCGCCCCGCCCGCGCCCATCCAGCTCGAGGTGTCGGATCCTCAATTGGAGCCCATCGCCCCCGCGCCCGTGCGGCTGAACTCCTGGGACGAGGCCCTCCAACTGCTGCGCCAGCGCTCCACGCAACTGGCCATCGCCCTGGCCCAGGTGGAGGCCGCCCGGGGCCAGCGGCGCGTGGCGCTCGCGGGCCTGCTGCCCTCGCTCAATGGCTCGGTCGCCGTGCAGAACAACCTGCTGGGCGCCACCTTCCTGCAAGGCGGAGTGGGTGGGGGCGTCGGTGGCGGCGGTGTCGGCGGCGGCGTGGGGGACTACACGCTCACCTCCCCCGTGGGCACCGGCACCCTGACGGCCGCCGTGTCCCTGTTCAACCTCCAGTCGGTCAACGCCCTGCGCGCCGCGAACGCCACGCGCCAGGCCACCGAGCTGTCGCTCGACGACACCCAGCGCCAGCTCACCCTCACGCTCGCCCAGGCCCTCATCCAGGTGTCCTCCGCGGAGAGTGTCGCCGACGTGAATCGAGTCAATCTGCGCTCCGCCCTGGAGCGGCTGGCGCTCGCCCAGCGCCGGTTGGAGCTGGGCGCGGGCACCCGGCTGGACGTCATCCGCCTGCAACAGGACACGGAGTCGGCGCGCACCTCGGTGGTGTCCGGCGACGAGAACCTGCGGCGGGCGCGCGACGCGCTCGGGCAGCTGCTCGGGGTGAACGAGCCGGTGGGCATCCACAAGGAGCTGTCCCTGGAGGAGCTGTTCGCCCAGGGCCAGCGCGAGTGCCGCGCGCTCCAGGACGTGCGCGAGCGGGCGGATCAGGCGGCCGCGCGGGCCCGGGTGCTCGCGGCCGAGCGCTCCGTGTCCGCCACGCGCTCGCAGTACCTGCCCACCCTGGAGGCGCAGAGCACCGCCCTGGGCTTCACGGTGGACCCGGGCTTCGCGCGGGTGCCCGTCTGGAACATCGGCGCGGTGCTCACCCTGCCCATCTATGACGGCGGAGCGCGTGGCGGGCTCGTGCGCCAGGCGCGGGCCCAGGAGGAGCAGGCCCGGCAGCAGGCGGTGGAGCTGGAGCGCTCGCTGACGGTGGAGGTGCGCCGCGCCCGGCGCGGCGTGCAGGTGGCGCGGGAGCAGAAGGACATCGCCTCGCGCGCGCGCGAGCTCGCGGACGAGAACGATCGCCTCACGCGCCGCTCCTTCGAGGTGGGCGCCGGCACGAGCCAGGACCTGGTGGTGTCGGCGGCGGCGCTGCGGCAGGCGGAGCTGAATCTGGTGGTGAGTGAGTTCCAATTCTTCCAGGCACGGATCGAGTCGTTCCTGGTGGAGGCAACATGCGACTGGTGA